The following proteins are co-located in the Clavibacter capsici genome:
- a CDS encoding carbohydrate ABC transporter permease, translated as MTVATAAPRNADLDPTYSAKAPKPKRAKVPGQGNNPIPYLVAVVLIALMLTPVAYIILGGFRTNAQITTDPAGFPSPFQIQNYLDVLTGSMFWRQVGNSLIAAVGTTVGAVVLGLMASYVLARYTFFGRGALYALFASGLMFPITVAITPLYIVIRSLGLTNSLPGIILPQIAFALPTTIIILVPFLRAIPDEIQEAAFIDGCSRLGFFFRMVVRLSMPGVITVGILAFIGSWNSYLLPLFLLSDASIYTLPLGVQSFSSQYSVDTAKVLAFTSLSMIPALVFFSIFERRIVGGLTGAVKG; from the coding sequence GTGACCGTCGCCACCGCAGCTCCGCGCAACGCGGACCTGGATCCCACCTACTCGGCGAAGGCGCCGAAGCCCAAGCGGGCGAAGGTGCCCGGCCAGGGGAACAACCCCATCCCCTACCTCGTCGCGGTCGTGCTGATCGCCCTGATGCTGACGCCGGTGGCGTACATCATCCTCGGCGGGTTCCGCACGAACGCGCAGATCACGACCGACCCGGCGGGCTTCCCGTCGCCGTTCCAGATCCAGAACTACCTCGACGTGCTCACCGGCTCGATGTTCTGGCGTCAGGTGGGCAACTCGCTCATCGCGGCCGTCGGCACCACGGTCGGCGCGGTCGTGCTCGGCCTCATGGCGAGCTACGTGCTGGCCCGGTACACGTTCTTCGGCCGGGGAGCGCTCTACGCGCTGTTCGCGTCGGGGCTCATGTTCCCCATCACGGTGGCCATCACGCCGCTGTACATCGTGATCCGCTCGCTCGGGCTCACGAACTCGCTGCCGGGGATCATCCTCCCGCAGATCGCGTTCGCGCTCCCGACGACGATCATCATCCTGGTGCCGTTCCTGCGGGCCATCCCGGACGAGATCCAGGAGGCCGCGTTCATCGACGGGTGCAGCCGCCTCGGGTTCTTCTTCCGCATGGTCGTGCGGCTGTCGATGCCGGGTGTCATCACGGTCGGCATCCTCGCGTTCATCGGCAGCTGGAACTCCTACCTGCTGCCGCTGTTCCTCCTGAGCGACGCGTCGATCTACACGCTGCCGCTCGGCGTGCAGTCGTTCTCGTCGCAGTACTCGGTGGACACGGCCAAGGTGCTCGCGTTCACGTCGCTGTCGATGATCCCCGCGCTCGTCTTCTTCTCCATCTTCGAGCGCCGCATCGTCGGCGGCCTCACCGGCGCGGTGAAGGGGTGA